In the genome of Labrus bergylta chromosome 7, fLabBer1.1, whole genome shotgun sequence, the window CCCACGAGTGAATTCTTTGAGCTGATGTCTGGGTGTGTCGATACGCAAAACATCTGGAGGTTTAGCTCAACACAACACACTGGGCCAAGCAGCAGctactttaaaaatgaatttatttattaatacagTGGTATACTTAGAAATGTGTTGCAAAGGAAAGATACACAGTTgaaccaaagaaaacaaatcaaataaataaaaagaatgcCAGCCACACAGGAAAGTAAACTAGTGTTGGGTTGAAGCAGTGTTATCATATCAAAAGAAAATAGTACTGATGTGCCATAATAAATTGTCTATtagtacaaaaatacatttcagggCACACAATACAGCATCCAGTATCACAAATAAAGGAAGGGCCCACTCTTCACAGCAGACCCCCTCAATTACAtcttttaaaattatttaaacCAAGCACTTCTCTAGTTtgtaaataagaataaaaagttgtctGACCTTAAGTAAAAATGCCTtaagtagtgtgtgtgtatacgttGGTAGAAAAGTCGGACTTATTACTGCTTATGTCAGTTCCAAGGCTCAGGGGTATAACCAGAATACAAACATAACCAATGTAACcgctttctcttttttaaacaaacattttctcttttatacAAAATAACAAAGATGTACAAAAGGTCATTTACAGAGAACCAAGGCCATAAACTAGCAATATGTACagccacatttttaaacatcttcTAGCTTTTTTGTATTTCCTCAGACTTCATATGCATAGCAGTTAAAAGAAAGCATACCTTTTCATCAGCCTCGATTATTCTCGTGTGCTAAATCCGAGTTCACCGTTTATGAGAAAAATGCAGAGACGACATTTTCATCCGTAGTGATCGCTAGAACTGAAGGATCcgatgtttttaaagtttcactGAAAAGTTAATATGCAGATAAGGCATCACTGCTTGCAGTGTACGATGGGATTTTCATGTGTTGAACTTAGTAGTAGCAGGCTTCTGGACCTGAGTCATAGCACATGCATAGATCTCTAGACAGCAGGAGTTTGTAAAATCAAGTCAGTATATTTATCTACAGTAAAACATTGCTACAAAAACTTCAGTTTTAAAGAGAGAGCCCCGCCAGAACAAACGGTGGCCTCATTAATACTTAACCTTCGTTATTCATCTTATTTTTCATCTTAACGTCTTCCTTCATGAGCCTCAGCACGTCCTTCATGAGTGAAACGCATGACCACACAACTCACAAACTCAAGTTTTGCATATACCAACTTTGTCGTTTGTGagtctcattttttatttatctcttttttttttttttacagtacgCAAAAATCCCATTGCAATATTAAAGAAGTTTTAAAATTCTACTTTGTCCTCACAATGCTCTGACCTTTTATAAAATGAgcttaaaaatgtcaaaatgagaGTATTCAGTCTGTGGCACTGGTCATGCATTCCAACTTCAGTTCCTTTGTTTAAATAACttgtttaaatctttattttttgcaaGCCTTGAaagcaccaaaaaaaagaaaaagaaaaaacaagagtgCAGCCTTGGGGATGCTGGACTCCTCTGACtctccttttgtgtgtgtttgtgtgatttgtttttcttcttttttaattattagtAGATTTTTGGGCACAGTAAACAACGTGAGAGTATCAAGTTCATACTTCATCGAGCATTGTGCACCTCGCCCAGTGGAGGGAGCACGCCAGGGGCGACTGAGGGGCCCCCCCCTGCGTATCACATTCAGTAACAGGCCAGCTGTTGCCCTCTTCAGAAATGGTCAATGAGCACTGACACACAGTTTGCACCCACCAGGTAGTTTGGGTCTCCAGGGAGAGATTTGTTCTGCCAGGTTTTGGGATCACCTACAGGAAAGAGAGACATGATGTGAGCTGCTGGAACATCGTTCTCTTTAAAGAAGCAGAAACACAGTGGACACATCAAGGTCTCGTTTAGAAAACATTGAATTACATCTCATGATTTAAGGTTTTAATTACTAATTAAATGGATCCCTGATTTAATGAGTCATAACGTACAGTAAGTTCTAGCATTAGTATGTATGCCAATCCAATGAAAGGTTaggaaaggaaaataataaaatcaaagtGCCATAATTATCCATCATGCATGACATCAGCATGTTTGTTAAGCACACTTTAAAATGTCGCCTCATGTCACAGGTTCACTTCATAAATCAAAGTACTGATCACAGTGCAATGACAGAAGAAGCAGGAAATGGTCGGACTTTTTAAATCCATTCATAaagaagagttttaaaaaagaagaaatagtttAGTACTGAGAATAAACGATGTGCTTTTATAAAACGATGATGctgttgaaaataaataattgaaaataTAAGCAATATTAAAGGCCATTAAACCTGGAAGTTGATTTTATTCCTTTATGGTATTTATTTGTATCAAGTAATCTATTCCCCCATAAAAGGTCAGAAAATGCTAAAAAGAgatcttaaaatatattttgtcaaaCTAACAGTCACAACCCTCATTTATTCAGTTCATTATCTCAGGAAAAACAGAAGCAGCAATAATTGGGGACAAAGGATGCCAACGTTTTTTCAGAAAAAGACAATTAATTacagaaaaaagtttttttttttctgtgtttgacaATCAGTTAGCCGATTGTCTGAATGTTTGAGCCGCAGtcgctttgtttttcttttgtaaaagcCCAATATTTGAACAAATCCAGCTGCACAGCTCAGTTAAAGCATGAAAAGAACACATGCATGAAGAAGAAACGGGGGGAATATGGAGACTGATGAGCTGACTCAAATGATTCAGACACCAAAACACTCTCCTCTCACCAAAGCCCACAGACCccaaaggacagagagaggacagcgtACCCGACGAGGAGTCGGAGGATTTTAGAGCAAAAGACCAACCATCAGGGGTCATAGACGCACAGTGAGGTAAGCGCAGCTCCACCGGCTTCAGGAACTTGAGTCCGTGAGGGCCACACATCACCAGCGGACTTAGCAGCGTTTCTCCTGCACGAATGcaaaaacaggatttaaatTCGACAAATTAAAACGTCTGGAGGTTAATCAGCACACAGGATTATCCgtcagccaatcaggaggcagAATGAAGTCGACTGCCAGACTTAAACAGTGAAGGAGACCTCCTAACTGAGTTGCCATGTTTACTGCACTCCACTGGAGGGTTGATattaacttcaaataaaaaaatcccccctcAATGAGACTGTTGacatagatgtttttttttattagaggGGGGATTTCTAAGGTGTGACCGCTGCCACACCTGTAAATAAATCTCTTATTCATCTACCTGTTATCTCAACTAACAGCTTTGATATTCtctgtttgaatatgtttgAACACTGATGAtaagtacaaacacaaaaaacaacaactgagtTTGACTTGTACATTAGCTTTTAGAAGACAAAAATCACAGATGTATTTTTGCCGTTACTTTTTGTCTAAATTTGAACACACTCCTGTTTTTATAGaccattttctctctttgaggTATTAAGTATATAAAGAAAGTCAGGGCCGGACCTTTCTCCTTGTCGAGGGGGGGCAGGATGCTGTTGTCCCGGCACACCTTGAAGTAAATCTCCTGCTCCACGCTCTCCGGGATAGCACCCTGGGGGATTATGATGCTGACGCCCGTCTCGATGGAGCTCAGGACACCTCCGTTACTGTTGAAGATCCCCCGGGCGGTGGCCACCACAGTgtgtccttcatcctcctcgtcaTCGTCCAGCGTGCTGGGGCTGCGGGACCGAGGCATCATTAGTCATCAGTTAACAAAGCGTTGGCAGAGAAtaaagcagagcagaggacacgggggggagggggggaaggaTCTCATTATGACCCTGCAGACAGAGTTTCTTACCTCACAGGGATGGCCTTGGGGATGGCGTTGATGTTATTGTGCTGGTATTTGGACCTATTGTCCATGGTTCGAGTGAAGGTGTCCAGGCCGCTGTCATGATCCAAGGGCTGAGGGGAAAGCTGAGGTTTCCCCCCGCTGTTGCTCACCACGCTGGGCTTACCGAGGAGGTCTGTCTTCACCTGCGTGTCGTTGGGCAGCAGGTTGTGGTTGAACTTGGGGCTCTCAAACTTGCGCTCAAAAGGCCGGGCTGAGCTTGTGTACGGCTTGGGGACGTAGCGGTTGTAGCTGGTTGGAGCTGGAGCGCCCAGCGTCTTTGGGGGTGCTGTATCAGTGCCGTTGACTGGAGGTTTATCGAGGGGTCCCCTTGGGGGCAAGTAGCCCCCTGGTGTTGGTTCGTCCCTGCTGGGCGGCCTGAGGGCTGCCAGCTCAGGTTTAGGATTGGGTGAGGTCAACGGCTCAGGTATGGAGTTCACTGGGAATATATAAAGGAGGGAACAATGACTTCATATTTGTCAACCACCTTAATCCTCAGTGTTCACTTCATGACAAAAAGGATAACACAAAGGTAGTTTTGGTTATTTATTGTGACAATGAACTGAACATCTTTGAGTTTTCAGTTCTTGATCAattatgaaaaatgtgttttaaagactttaaagacacACTCCAACGAATGTTCATGAAGTTTGAGAATGAGAAAGGTAGAGTGTTGCTACTTACCATCACCGGGGCTGAGCTTGGGCAGTGTGTTGGGTGGAATGGCGGACACGGGGGGCCCGTACTGTGCAGATGGGCTGATTTGGGGCAGAGGTTCATACCTCTTCTCGACTGGACTCACCTTCTCTACGGACTCAACCCTGCAGTAGGTGCACACAAACAACGCATGTCATTCAAACAAGTAGGATACTTGAGCTGTTGTGGTTAAAGAGCAATGCTGTACTCAAGCCAATGCTGCGGGGAGGAGTTGTGTTGTTGTACCTGTTGTACGGGTAGGACAGTTGAGCTGGTTTGGGCAGATCATGGAAGCGGTTGATGCCAGGCGGGGGTTGGCTCATGGCCTTGCTGTCGAAACTGCGGCGATCAAAGTAGGACAACTGTTTCCTGTAgtactcctcatcctcatcaggGTCATAGTGGTTTGAACGCACTGGGTCATCCAGGGGTTTAGGGTGGGGCTTCTGTGGCTCAGGAGCCCTGCAGAGGaggcataaaaaacaaacatgttaaagcGCTGCAGAGATTCAAACAGGCAGGACAGAAAACAATTGGACATTGTTTTGATCAATTATGCTTTTGAagatcttgtttatttttaaatcatatttactAGTAAGTATGTTTGAAAACAATCTGGACTTTCAAGACAAGGTGAGAATCAGACTGGTGCTGCGCTGAGGCTTCTAATGATCCTGCTAACATGCAGAACAGGAACTTGTCAGAGAAACCTAACATCTGCCAACAAGTCTTCTCACAACGTCAGAGCCAGGCCTGCAGCAAAAGGACTTGTGTCCACTAGGTGGAGCTGCAACAACAATTAAATTCAATCCAAGATGCCTTTTTCAAGGATCACCGAGTTGTCCTTCACCCACCAAGACTGCACCCGGTGTTGCTGTGACGTGGACTACATACCTATAGGAGGACTTCTCCTGTTCCAGGTTGCTTAGGGAATTGGCCTTGAGCACTGGGCCAGGTGCACTCACAGGCTTAGGAACATCTGCAGGCTGAAGAGCAAAGAGACGGGTTTATTAGTGCATCTTGCATTCTATCTAGATTTGGGTTCACATGAGTGGATTGCATGCACATGGATATCTAGTACCATGCAACACAGCTCACAGGCCAAAcaatcacttaaaaaaaaagaaaaagaaaaactagtagttttttttactgatgcTTCTGCAGTTTGGAAAAACACAATCTTCATCTTCAGGGTTTTGCTGGTTATCTAGAAATGCTTGAAACAACTCATTTAAAAGTACAGACTGACCTTTTTATATTAAGAGAAGGAGTTGGTTATTTTCTAGTTAAGTTCAGCTTGTTCTAGATTATagtaagaaatgttttttattatttggctGCATTTTTCATAATAATTAGTTGCTTGACTGCGGTATTATGTCCTTCATGTTATTTTACTTATTTCATGTTTACCATGTAGAATAACCAGATGTTACATTGCTTTCTTTACCTCCTAATACAAAAGAAAGAATACATTTGAACGTATGTGGCGCTTTGAGCTGGCATCTGCACACCTCTGTGAGAATCTTACCCTGAGTGCCGACGACTCTCCCTCTTTAGCCCTGTCCATAGAAACAGATCGTTTGTTCTCAAACATCTTGACTCTGTTCAGCACCGACTGCGGTTTCATGGCCGGGTCGTCATCCAGGTCTTCCCGAGGCGGAGGAGGGAAGGGTTTGGAGCCTGGAGTGGTAGCTGGCTCACCTGgtgaggacagggtctctggaGGGGGAATCGTGGGATCAGAGTTCATCATAGACTCGTGCATTCCTGGCTTGTAGCCTCGCGTCTGTGGCCCGGGCATGTAGGTGGGCCTGAGACCAGAGTCCCCGTAATACTGCTTTGGAGGCTCCGGAGAGCGAGGTGAATTAATGGGGAAGCCATGAGATTCTGCCTCATAAGGAGAGCGAGCGTCATAGGTAGCTGGTGGTGGCGGGGGTGGGGGCTCATCATAACGAATGGGCCCAGGTTTACTGTGGCGTCGTCTGCCATCGTAGCCCACTGGCGGGGCCTCGTCATAGCGTGGCTGAGGAGGGCTGTAGTCCCTCCCCGGTCCATCATCGTAGGGGGACCGGGGGCTGTAGCCCATAGGTTGCTGGTGGCCCTGCTGGTACCCTGCTGGCTGGGAGGACGAGGTCTGTTGGTCGTAGGGGGGCCACTGTTCGCTGTAATGAGGCACACGGTTGTCGTAGTGCAGGTGAGAGTCAGTGTTGTGAGGCTTTGGTTCTGTGTAGCCGCCTCCATCGTATCCGTAAGGCGGGTGGTCGTATTCGCGGTATGGCTGTTTGTCCTGGTACGGCGGCTGGTGAGTGTAGCTCAGAGACTGCTTCAGGCCGTGGTTGATTCGCACAGGGTCCTCCATGTTATACAGGTCTTTCTTGTACATCTGTGAAGAAACAGAATGAATGAGCACATCTCTTCAATTCTGAGCTTTTAACTACCACCAGTTTGAGGAACAGAAGCAGTCAGGAAAAATGAATTCCAAACACCAGATTAAGAGAAACTTCAAGATTAAATCCAATTCTGGGAAATCAACTGAAACCTCACAGAACTCAACATGTATAACATTGACCAAATCATTGGAAATAATcctttaatcattaaaaaatagtGCAATTTCACAGGCAAATCCTTGTCCATTATTCGAACAGTTCTGAATGCCTGTTTGACAAGATGCCTTTCAAgaatgatcatttaaaaaagaaaaaagaaaaagggttttaacatttacacattttataaatGATGAGCTAAAAAGCAATTTGCACATTTCTGAAAGGCTTCATTTCAAACATATGATGTGTAGCCTGTAGACAGCAAATTTAGTTAGTTATTTCCATGGAAATAGGTGGATTTGTTGGCATCTACTCAGGACAAAAGTGCTAAACAGAAGACACAATGCAGTGTGTTGGtaagtgagttttttttttctccatattaAATTGCTCGATCATTACAAAGAATACTGTCTGCAGGTTAGCTTTCATCATGCAACCAACATTCAGTTTGCACCTAATGCAACGTCAAACTACTGGCACTACAAAAGACGACACATCTACCACTATGATGCCACTGTAGGTGCTACAATTGTTTATCTACAGAAGAGTTTAAGCTGAAAGGAACCCAAAACCATTAGGAGCCATGCAAAGGAAGTAAAGGCAACAATTAGGGCTGGTTGTGGATGTCTTCACCCTGTTCAAAGACTCAGATGTACCAGTCCCTCTGGTCTCCCAGCCCACTGTGGTGCATGTGGACTAGTCTGTCGCACATTTTCTCTGGGAGTCAGAGGCACACAGTGGGCTCAGTGAGTCACACAGTGTGGGCATGTCATGCAGAGAGCGAGTGGAAAGCATGTGCGAGAAGACAGGCAGTTAAAACAGCAGGCTGGGGCCCAGGCCCGGTCCGAGTGGCTGATGAAACAGCGGGTACCTTTGGTTCTGGACCGGGCAGTCCAGACGGGTGGGTTTCGTGTGATGATGGTAGGGGCTGAATAAGCTCAGGGGCAGGGCTGGGGCTGCTAAGTGAGTCAGCCTGAGAAGCTGCGGCTGCAGCAGGCGGCTCCTCTAGGTGCATACCCTCTAGCTGTACGGGCTGCTCAACAGCAGGGGGCGCTACCGCCGGTGGAGGCAAGGAGGGCATGGGCAGAGCAGCCTCATCTTGCTGTGAAGTATTGTTAAGAGACATTTATGACACAGCCTGCCAAGGTCACATAAAGTACAGCTTACCCCAACTCCAAGGTCTCCTTCCTTACACTGAATCAGTTTAACACCAGAGCCAGAGAAGGCGCTCGCAAATATGTTCTTGGAATCAATTACATACCAGTAGCttcttaaacatgtttatcACTTAGCAATGGACAATTTAtctgaacaaagacacaacactgAACACAAAAGAGCTACTCTTCTGCTAAACACATTTTGACAGGCACAACCTGCAGAGCCGGGTACAAACTTTACCTGTTGCGGGGCGGCCATCTTGAAAGCAGCGGGATCTATGCGACTTGCTGGGTCGGCCTGCACAGGATGCTGGTATCCAGAGTAACCGGGGGTGTCCTGAATTACAGGTGGGTCTTCACGCACAGGCTCAGAAGAGCGAGTGATGGCAGGCTCTGTGGGCAGACCCACCTCGTCGTTCAAAGTCTCATCTAGCTCCTGGTCTGTGTACGCTCCACCCTCCGTGTCTGTGTCCTCATAATCTGAAGTGTGGCGGCTGTCCGTGCTGTACATGGAGTATTCACTTCCTGGTGCCGACAGGTAGGACAGGCGGTCGTCGTGGATATCCAAGTCATCCTCTGTAGTGCCGTCCGCCTAAGCAGAGCAGAAAAACCATCATGTTGCTCAGTCGGACTTAAAGGACTCAAAATATTGTTCAGTGAAATGGAATCAAACAGGCCAGACTCTCACCTTCCCCTCAGACACCCACACCAGctggttctgctgctgctgggttgTTTCTTTCAGAGCTCCGTACCAGCCGTCATTCATGTTGTTCATATTGATGGTAGCTGCAAAAaggatatattttcaaaatcacttcatcaaaaggaaaacatgtaatgtttttcatttattatgtttaaaCCGTCTCCACCCACTCACTGGTGAACAGGTGGTGATTGTTCTTCCTCAGTTTGAGGGCCCTCTCATAGAGCTTCCTGGCGCTCTTCCTGGACTCTGGACACAGTCTGGTCCTCATGTTCTTCACACCCTGCTTATTATCAGGATTTAGGAATACTACAATTGGGTACCACTGAGCGTAGTTCAGCCTGTCCACAGCATTCGGGGTGATGTCCAGCACAGCATGTTTGTCCTTCATGAGATAAAGACAGGAAAGGGTTGAAATATATCCAAACCTTGCAACGCAATGGTCAGAACTGAACTGGTGGAAAAAGGCGTTTAAgtttgctgctccctttactTTGAATGAATGACAAAAAGATCTGAAACGGAACGAGCTGCTCCGATTGGCGATTTTAAGAGGTTATTAAAGGACCTGGAGGCAGACACATCTGGCTGAAGATGTTCTCCCTGATATATTTAGGGGTGCTGATGATGTTGACAAGtatttgctgtttaaatgtgtcttttaatgttttataattatgtATCTGTAGCACGGCTGCTTGTTGTCTGTCAGACACTCTATGTCTACTCTgttgtcttggccaggacacacTTGAAAAAGAGATTCTTAATCccaacaagttttttttcctgattaaACAAAGATTcaacaaactaaataaataaactgtattTCATAGAAGGAGATATTCTCACTCTGTCAATGATCTGCTTGATAGTGTGAAGACGAATGATTCCTGAACTCCGCTGGTCTGTTCCAGCATCTCTTGGTTCACTTTCTGCAAATGAAAAGTTGAAGAGATTTATatagaaaacattaaaagaacAACGGgttttctgtcagatgttttagTTGCTTTACAGtatgaggcagaaaaaaaaaaacatacttgcAAGCTCAAAAAGTTCTGTCTCTTCTCTGGACAGTTTTTCTCGAGCTACATCAGCTATTGGCCCAAATATCACCACAGGTCTCAGGAAtccagctgcacacacacacacacagaaaaagacattttaagaaTGCAGCTgttgtgtcagagttacatacagACATGAAAACATGGTCAAACTCTTCACCTTCTCTCAGTACAACTCTCTCATAAGCTGGGAACTTTGTTTGAACCGGCTGAGAAGAGAGGtcttctctgctcttcctcAGGTTCCGCTTTGAGCTTCGAAGACCACGAAACCTCCAGAAATCGGCTCGGTCGCCCCCTGCTGTTTTGGGGAGAGTGTATTGCACGCTGGAGAGCTGTTCGGCTCTGTTGATGAATGGCAGAAGGACAGGGACAGCTCTTAGTGTAACACGAGCTAATGGATGTGTCATAAACTTGGCACAGCTAACCAAAACACTGCCAATATCTAAGGACATTACATgagaacaacacaacaacaaatgtaaGGCACGTGTTGGAGCTGACTGTTGTTAATGcaaaaagtgtcattttttttagacAGATTCCAGTAATAGCACCACACGTGTGTTGGGGTGTGTCATCACCTGTTTTTGTTGGGGATTATGCCCCTCTCCACCTCTTGGTGGTTCTTGCCAATGCGTATGGCCAGCCAGGAGCCCAGCTTCCCATTGTAGAGGGTGTCGACCACACGGAAGACCTCACCCTTGTTAAAGCTTAACCCATACGGAGATTCCTTCTCGTACTCAAAGTGTGTCCGAATGTAGAAAGAGTCTCCAACGTCAGACTCCACTATCCGCCGATACACTGAGCAGAAACGAGGGAGGAGTCACAAACACGAGGACTAGCTCGATCATTCAAATTGatctcctttctcctctccttaCTCACTTCACTTaccatctttcttcttctgggcCAGAATGGTGACCTCCTCACCTTTAGGAAGGTCCAGGAGGAACAGCACAGCCTCCTCTCTGATTATGTTTGCAAAATCTACATTATTTACCTGTAATTTGGGAACACAGGGGTTACTGATTCATCCTCAAAGTTAAGGAGTTGGTTTTGCTGAGACTGTGCAACATGAAGTATTAATCTCTAGCTAGATTAAGGTTTACATAACACTTCTTGTTATTAGTATTGCCTG includes:
- the tjp1b gene encoding tight junction protein ZO-1 isoform X5, giving the protein MVTCAFLWVGFLVAVDSTMVNYQKYITVMQLALGVTASNKEHCLPPRKRMWIHPSPTAGSVTAASSASTAQGKPSLRRIKGRIHRSKSLDSIDLLDSNSAAMEETVIWEQHTVTLHRAPGFGFGIAISGGRDNPHFQSGETSIVISDVLKGGPAEGLLQENDRVVMVNAVSMDNVEHAYAVQQLRKSGKIAKITIRRKRKVHVPMGRLGERETMSEHDEEEDSYDEEIYETRSGRSGAYSGVGGAMGRRSGRSSGRRDRERERSGSRERSLSPRSDRRSHNLPPRPAKVTLVKSRKNEAEYGLRLASHIFVKDISPESLAARDGNIQEGDVVLKINGTVTENLSLIDAKKLIERSKGKLKMVVQRDDRATLLNIPDLDDSIPSANASDRDDISDIHSLASDHSNRSHDRHRSSRSRSPDRRSEPSDHSRHSPPQISNGSHRSRDDERMSKPASTPAKLAEEVPLPKPKELAAAREEKQLPPLPEPKPVYAQPGQPDVDLPVSPSDAPVPSAAHDDSILRPSMKLVKFKKGESVGLRLAGGNDVGIFVAGVLEDSPAAKEGLEEGDQILRVNNVDFANIIREEAVLFLLDLPKGEEVTILAQKKKDVYRRIVESDVGDSFYIRTHFEYEKESPYGLSFNKGEVFRVVDTLYNGKLGSWLAIRIGKNHQEVERGIIPNKNRAEQLSSVQYTLPKTAGGDRADFWRFRGLRSSKRNLRKSREDLSSQPVQTKFPAYERVVLREAGFLRPVVIFGPIADVAREKLSREETELFELAKSEPRDAGTDQRSSGIIRLHTIKQIIDRDKHAVLDITPNAVDRLNYAQWYPIVVFLNPDNKQGVKNMRTRLCPESRKSARKLYERALKLRKNNHHLFTTTINMNNMNDGWYGALKETTQQQQNQLVWVSEGKADGTTEDDLDIHDDRLSYLSAPGSEYSMYSTDSRHTSDYEDTDTEGGAYTDQELDETLNDEVGLPTEPAITRSSEPVREDPPVIQDTPGYSGYQHPVQADPASRIDPAAFKMAAPQQQDEAALPMPSLPPPAVAPPAVEQPVQLEGMHLEEPPAAAAASQADSLSSPSPAPELIQPLPSSHETHPSGLPGPEPKMYKKDLYNMEDPVRINHGLKQSLSYTHQPPYQDKQPYREYDHPPYGYDGGGYTEPKPHNTDSHLHYDNRVPHYSEQWPPYDQQTSSSQPAGYQQGHQQPMGYSPRSPYDDGPGRDYSPPQPRYDEAPPVGYDGRRRHSKPGPIRYDEPPPPPPPATYDARSPYEAESHGFPINSPRSPEPPKQYYGDSGLRPTYMPGPQTRGYKPGMHESMMNSDPTIPPPETLSSPGEPATTPGSKPFPPPPREDLDDDPAMKPQSVLNRVKMFENKRSVSMDRAKEGESSALRPADVPKPVSAPGPVLKANSLSNLEQEKSSYRAPEPQKPHPKPLDDPVRSNHYDPDEDEEYYRKQLSYFDRRSFDSKAMSQPPPGINRFHDLPKPAQLSYPYNRVESVEKVSPVEKRYEPLPQISPSAQYGPPVSAIPPNTLPKLSPGDVNSIPEPLTSPNPKPELAALRPPSRDEPTPGGYLPPRGPLDKPPVNGTDTAPPKTLGAPAPTSYNRYVPKPYTSSARPFERKFESPKFNHNLLPNDTQVKTDLLGKPSVVSNSGGKPQLSPQPLDHDSGLDTFTRTMDNRSKYQHNNINAIPKAIPVSPSTLDDDEEDEGHTVVATARGIFNSNGGVLSSIETGVSIIIPQGAIPESVEQEIYFKVCRDNSILPPLDKEKGETLLSPLVMCGPHGLKFLKPVELRLPHCDPKTWQNKSLPGDPNYLVGANCVSVLIDHF
- the tjp1b gene encoding tight junction protein ZO-1 isoform X7, encoding MEETVIWEQHTVTLHRAPGFGFGIAISGGRDNPHFQSGETSIVISDVLKGGPAEGLLQENDRVVMVNAVSMDNVEHAYAVQQLRKSGKIAKITIRRKRKVHVPMGRLGERETMSEHDEEEDSYDEEIYETRSGRSGAYSGVGGAMGRRSGRSSGRRDRERERSGSRERSLSPRSDRRSHNLPPRPAKVTLVKSRKNEAEYGLRLASHIFVKDISPESLAARDGNIQEGDVVLKINGTVTENLSLIDAKKLIERSKGKLKMVVQRDDRATLLNIPDLDDSIPSANASDRDDISDIHSLASDHSNRSHDRHRSSRSRSPDRRSEPSDHSRHSPPQISNGSHRSRDDERMSKPASTPAKLAEEVPLPKPKELAAAREEKQLPPLPEPKPVYAQPGQPDVDLPVSPSDAPVPSAAHDDSILRPSMKLVKFKKGESVGLRLAGGNDVGIFVAGVLEDSPAAKEGLEEGDQILRVNNVDFANIIREEAVLFLLDLPKGEEVTILAQKKKDVYRRIVESDVGDSFYIRTHFEYEKESPYGLSFNKGEVFRVVDTLYNGKLGSWLAIRIGKNHQEVERGIIPNKNRAEQLSSVQYTLPKTAGGDRADFWRFRGLRSSKRNLRKSREDLSSQPVQTKFPAYERVVLREAGFLRPVVIFGPIADVAREKLSREETELFELAKSEPRDAGTDQRSSGIIRLHTIKQIIDRDKHAVLDITPNAVDRLNYAQWYPIVVFLNPDNKQGVKNMRTRLCPESRKSARKLYERALKLRKNNHHLFTTTINMNNMNDGWYGALKETTQQQQNQLVWVSEGKADGTTEDDLDIHDDRLSYLSAPGSEYSMYSTDSRHTSDYEDTDTEGGAYTDQELDETLNDEVGLPTEPAITRSSEPVREDPPVIQDTPGYSGYQHPVQADPASRIDPAAFKMAAPQQQDEAALPMPSLPPPAVAPPAVEQPVQLEGMHLEEPPAAAAASQADSLSSPSPAPELIQPLPSSHETHPSGLPGPEPKMYKKDLYNMEDPVRINHGLKQSLSYTHQPPYQDKQPYREYDHPPYGYDGGGYTEPKPHNTDSHLHYDNRVPHYSEQWPPYDQQTSSSQPAGYQQGHQQPMGYSPRSPYDDGPGRDYSPPQPRYDEAPPVGYDGRRRHSKPGPIRYDEPPPPPPPATYDARSPYEAESHGFPINSPRSPEPPKQYYGDSGLRPTYMPGPQTRGYKPGMHESMMNSDPTIPPPETLSSPGEPATTPGSKPFPPPPREDLDDDPAMKPQSVLNRVKMFENKRSVSMDRAKEGESSALRPADVPKPVSAPGPVLKANSLSNLEQEKSSYRAPEPQKPHPKPLDDPVRSNHYDPDEDEEYYRKQLSYFDRRSFDSKAMSQPPPGINRFHDLPKPAQLSYPYNRVESVEKVSPVEKRYEPLPQISPSAQYGPPVSAIPPNTLPKLSPGDVNSIPEPLTSPNPKPELAALRPPSRDEPTPGGYLPPRGPLDKPPVNGTDTAPPKTLGAPAPTSYNRYVPKPYTSSARPFERKFESPKFNHNLLPNDTQVKTDLLGKPSVVSNSGGKPQLSPQPLDHDSGLDTFTRTMDNRSKYQHNNINAIPKAIPVSPSTLDDDEEDEGHTVVATARGIFNSNGGVLSSIETGVSIIIPQGAIPESVEQEIYFKVCRDNSILPPLDKEKGETLLSPLVMCGPHGLKFLKPVELRLPHCASMTPDGWSFALKSSDSSSGTLSSLCPLGSVGFGDPKTWQNKSLPGDPNYLVGANCVSVLIDHF